DNA from Garra rufa chromosome 5, GarRuf1.0, whole genome shotgun sequence:
GCCCAAAGTATACTTCTATGCATACATATGGTCATAAGCACAGACAGCTAAAGTATACTAAAGTAACTGATGCATACGTTGGGCTTTGCAGTGGGATCTGAGGACTTGATTAGTGACCAAGTGCATCCATTTGTCATGTTTCCAACGGCCCACACATTGTGTTTGTGTCACCTCTAAAACCTTTTAAGTACTTATTTTACTATGTTTTCTCCCCATGCTAAATAAGGCTTATATTTTGGTGTGTACTGCTTTACAACTCACAACTCATGAGCTGCAGAAAACTTtagtaagaaaaatgtataaaggATAAAATCTAAATGagaattacactcttaaaaataaaggttccaaaaaaggtgtttttgcagtgatgccatagaagaaccatttttgcttctccaaagaacctttcagtgaacggttcctaaaaagaaccattttcaaatataaagaaccttttatgcaTTCGAACACtgcaaaatgcttttcttacttagattttatgtcttgtttccagccaaaatatctaaaaatgcttaaaccaagaaggactttctagacaagtaaaaattattttttttaaatctaaattaagtgcatttttgcttgaaacaagtaaaataatctgccaatggggtaagaaaaataatcttgttttctgtttgaaataagattttttttgcttacctcattggcagattatttagcttgttctaagcacaagcttaattttcacttgtttttttttttttctgaaaacgagaaaataatttttacttgtctagaaaatccttcttgatttaagaattttgagatattttggctggaaacaaaataaaaaatctaagtaagaaacaCATTTTTGCAGTGTGGAACCATCAACaccaataaaattatatttttaagagtgtaatagcAATTAAATGACTTGGTTTGCCAATTGTAATCTACCACTACTAATATTTAAGGGGTTAAATAACTTTACTGAAaggttagattttttttccctcatctTTTCAGCATTACAAATAACATTTGTTACAAGTGTATTTTTCATTGTCTTTTTGTTTACAGATGGTGTGCACTATATATTATTTTTAGGCAAAGCAACACAATCTGTACTGTTTCTTGTTTTTGATGCCAAACATTTTCACTGGTAAGACTGGTAGGCACTCAACTCATGTTTGACAATAAGGTGTGAACACTCCAGACTTCTTAAGCTTGATGAAGACACGTAGCCACTGAGCACTGTGATCAGACTGTTCACTGTCCACAACAGAACAGACCTGACttcatatatgcacacacacatgcacaaactaaATAATGTGGATTATCTGGATCTGCACTGGGGTTATTCTTTTCCAACAATTCAACCACTTGTAACTTTCTTTGGGAGGTTTTTAGCAGCAACAGACAGTCCAGTTGTAGAGCTGTAGCACTCATCCACACCTAATCACTATATTATATTATGCAAACAGTGTTTACTCCAGCACTAGTTGGCCATCATCACTACTGATGCCCTAACTGCATGGCCTTCATGCAAACAATCTAATTTTAGATCAGTTATTTGCTTTAATTTATGTAGCATCTGAATACAGCATATAGACTTGAAATTATCCTGTGAATTTAAAGGATGAAATATCAGATATatgcattgtaaaaaaaaaaaaacacaatttgttcagtaaacttaaaataatttaccctgctgccttaaaattttaagttgaatcaatttaAATATCTAAGTTGACACTTAAACTGACTAAACTTTTGTGAGTTGACTGaatttaaaattataaggcagccaggtaacaaattattttaagttgattcaacaaattgttttttacagtgtggaaatacactgcaaaaaatgcttttcttacttagatttttttatcttgtttccagccaaaatatttaaaaattcttaaatcaagaaggattttctagacaagtaaaaattattgtcttgttttcagaataaagaagtcaaaattaagtgagtttttgcttaaaacaagcaaattaATTGTATTTCAGGCAGACAATGAGATTATGtggcttaccccattggcagattattttgcttgtttcaagcaaaaacaaacttaattttaacttatttttttctgaaaacaagacaataatgtttacttgtctagaaaatccttcttgatttaagattttttagatattttcgtTGGAAACAAGAAGAAAGGCATTtttacttaacattttaagttgactaaacttttttgagttgactgaacttaaaattataaggcagccaggtaacaattattttaagttgattcaacatttttttttacagtgtgggaatacactgcaaaaaatgtttttcttacttagatttgttatcttgtttccagccaaaatatttaaaaattcttaaatcaaaaaggattttctagacaagtaaaaattattgtcttgttttcagaaaagaagtcaaaattaagtgagtttttgcttaaaacaagctaaataattgaATTTCTAGCATACAatgagattatttttcttaccccattggcagattattttgcttaattAATTTGaacttctttttttctgaaaacaagacaataatgtttacttgtttagaaaatccttcttgatttaagattttttagatattttggctggaaacgagggaaaggcattttttgcagtgtaaaaatcggattctgatatatcataaAAGCATGATACCAAAAATAGGCAATTTATTGTAGCATTACATGTTATGCTGTATCATTGTTATTTAAATCTAGAGTGCCCATGGTTCTTTGTGTGCCACATTTTCAAGcatcacttttaaaaaaaaatgttattcatggAATAtattatgaaattttatttttatattacattattgtttttaattggGCTTGGATATAAAATTCAGAGACTCACTGGGAAAATAATTTCCCAACCATGCAGTGAAAGTCTTGGATGTAACAGTTGATGTCAGCAAGCTCTTTATTCATATCCTACTTGCttgcttgttttttgttttgttatttttccaGCACTTAAGGTTTAATttctgggaaaaaaataaataaatgcagccactCTGCTGGCATTGATGGGTCCTCCCTCGAGTCTCTCCCTGAACAAAACTGGAAGCGCACAGATCACAGTGGCTGCGTAAAGTATTTGGGCCAGTCCATTCCAGTATGGTAGAGAGGATACGTCAAATTAGCAATGCAATTGTTTGATGTCTAAGCAATGGTTTAAACCAACCTCTTGCAAAAATGTGAACTGTTGCAAAATGACAGAATATTTATACTCCTATTTACTACAGAATGATTTGAACTCAATATAAACGCAATAGCATATTACTTATGAAAAAGGAATGCAAAATGCACACTTGCACAGAAAAGATGTTTTTAATAcatcttttaatatatatatgaTTATATTTAATTAGAATGCTTTGCACTTGCAAATGGGAATTTATGACCTGCTGTTTGGGAATATGGGAATACTTTAATGTCATGGATGTACTTATAGCATCTTAGCAAACAAGACTTCAGGGGGGTGCCTGTGGGAATATTGAAGCATTGTGCTTCTTTAAAGTTTATTtcgttttatttatgtatttatttttattgctacTATAGGTCTTTGAATCAGACAagattttaaatgtctatataaatatatatagaaatattCAACCCTGTACACCAGCTGAAGATACATTTACAGaattaataaagaaagaaaaactcaCAAATGAAATTTTGTGGTCACCCTTTTTTTACTTACTGTTCTCTCAGAGAATAAATTGCATTAAAGGAAaatttcacccagaaatgaaaatttgcagaaataggccatccaaaatgcagatgagtttgtttcttcatccgatttggagaaatgtggcaTTGCATCACTTTGCTCACcgatgaatcctctgcagtgaatgggtgccgtcagaatgagagtccaaatagctgataaaaacatcgcaataatccacaaaagctgtgtgtttgtaagaaacaaatccatcataaaaaaaccTCAAACTGTCacttgagtccataatccataataatgcatCTACAAGTGAAAAAGTCCTTCTCtagttgtctctcacatcaaaatccacccacatatttgtttagagctgttttagacATAATATGCTCAGAATGCATattaaaacagtacaatttaaggggagacactgccggcaaaaacattgtttttcatgcacctgtcaaatttgagattttgggcttcttggttttcatgaagtgtttttttttttcagactagtggaaaaaaaacacccaaaagacactgttaagtgtttcttttatagcactttatctatttgtgtcaattgatttcaattacaatacatatttttaaaagctgctttctcaaaatgagttttttcttctacactgagtcataaatctccacttcagtagcacttacacacaccaaactttacatttttattcctgtctatgtcctaaaggtttttacagagggatttgttcatatataatttgcttgattttatacattttattcctccaaaatggtttaaaagattagttttttttttttttttgtctgttcatttttctgaattatggagtgacaaaatgagatagccacaaattccctctgtaaaaacctttgactctaatgtaaaaaaaaaaaaaattaaaccagaattttgaaactgacttcatgcagtgtttagatttttgtactacaaatgtatgtaaattagtgcatatttcattaaagtaTACCTCATTtggatatttaaacattttagaaaacttgtaatacaaaaaatgtttgcaattatcaatctaatcaatcaactgggtaagtaaggtcataactattagttttttttttttttaccccattcacCTGCACTGTCTCGTCTTAATGCCAAATGCTTATTTTCCCTTGGTTGCCCTTGGAAGCCCTTTTAAGTGAAGCAACTTGGCATAGTAAACATCTTAACAGGCTCACATCTGGGCTGCCCATGACACAAAGACTAATGGCGGCTTTATTGTACACCAACCTCACAGACCACCCAACTCTAATAATGACATCCACATACAATGTGATGATCCTGACACCTCTACATAACACCCACCCTTCAAATACTTTTCCTTCTTAACACCTTTTAGTAGCACTTATTCTCCCAGCACCCGTCCTGGTGGGGTTTTGGGACATGAAGAAGTGCTTTAATTAGACAAAAGAGCAAAAAAGCAAGACAATGCACTGAGAGGATCTGAAGGCAGGCAGGCTGATAAattgattaatttttaataatgacCCATCACTTCTGGACCATGTCCATAATAACACTTTCTCCAGTGTAAAAGTTCATcccctgttgtctctcacatcaaaatccacccacatatttgtttagaaatgTTTTGGACTGTGTAtatatctgtgcatatttctatTGTGATTCAGACATAAAGACTTTTTCAATGAAAAAAGCTCAAATATGATAGAGCACTTGTGTTTTAGCAATAGGttgaaattaaaaacattttgatggatttgtttcttacaaagacAACTTTTCACTTCTTaaaacattaattgatggactgatgTGGTGTGGATTAGTTTGATGtttctatcagctgtttggactctcattctgacggcacccattcactgcagagaatccattggtgagcaaatgatgcagTGCTATATTTTTCCAAGTCTGATGAAGAAATAAAgttatcttggatgacattttcagcaaatattcattttttgggttaactattctTTTAATGCATTTCAATTATGTATGTGTTCAGTAGGTTCTTATAGCAGCCAATGTCATCAAGCATTTGAAATGTCAGTTTTACTCACTATAAAACTTTCTTTTAACTCTCTATGGTACGgagttgccatatggcaacaatTAATTTCTACTCATTTCCTtgttattctgaaaaaaaaaaaaaaaatacaatatattggaATATGGTTATTGAAAGGGCCAGCCCTAAGGTAGTCAATAATGTGCTGTTTTCAAGTCAGATGACATTTGAATGTTCCTCCAAAACACTTTTTCCTACTGTCACCCTCACATGGAGGACACCAATTGATGTGCTCCTGAAATGGCTGTGATAAACTCATTTCTGAACATTTCTTTTCAGggtggatttttttgcaccatcttTAGTTAGTAAATTACATATTTCTATTCACAAATCAACATTATCTAAtatagttttactgtaaaatgagAAAATATCAATGTTGCCATTTGGCAACACTGTACCACTATGGAAAAATAGGTATGTTGCCATATGGCAATGCTGTACCACAGTGGAATTTCTCCATTGGGATTTTTTATAGATAGTAACATCAATAATTTGAttgcagttatttatttatttgaagtgtTTATTAGTATAGTTGCATTTATGTATATGGCATATGGCAGCGTTTGAGTTGATTTGTATAATTGAAGTTATTTCAAGTAATAAAAACCTATGTGAAAAAATATTTCATGGTTAGAACATAATGCGTAAattcaaataattttaaaacagctcatttaaaccaataaacaaaaattaaatcagTAATGCTAAAATTATGATTGCACAAACTACAACGTAAAACAaagtcaacaaaataaaatactgaaataatgttttgctttattagttttttatatttcatataaaaatgtATCAAGCCTGCTGATAAGAtcataaaaaaacacatttcacaaTGCACATCACAATGCATTATACACACAGCCTATGTACATTAAGTAAAAATATacactcttttaaaaaaaaaatcccaaatacaaaatatttacatttcttttaaatattaaatatttgcatACTTTCCGCAGCTTTTCAGTGGTTTCGTTTGTAATTCTCTAAAATCATGTGCTTTCGTTCAAAAACAGAATTATGGAACGTTTTTAAACCTTTTAAGCGTTATCAGACTATGAGAACACAGCAACACACTTCACTGACAGCCGCACTCCTCCACAATCATGTCCTCATGGTGGCGCATGACCACACCATCGCCTTCATAGTAAAGCATGGAGAGCGCGCTGAGGCGCGTCGGCACACAGGACGGACAGGTGACGCGCTCTGGATGGTAAAGCTTCAACAAACTCTGGAAAGAGAAAGCAAGCACGTTATATCACCACATATAGTAGCACTAAAAGCCATTAAACACTTTAATTCTAGATATTGTTGgtctattaaaaaaatacaaatcaaataaaaaagagagagagagctatGTTGCACATAAAATATGCATTGcattatattaggtggccttaactactatgtactttcatttaaattaatcatttggtagaatgtacttattgtgtacatacatgcttttacattgtacttatatatttttaaaacctatatgtaattaattttctgtaattaccactgttaaACCCTTATACCCTGTTAAAcctacccatatcccaccttaatagaagcaaaagtgttttgcaatgcaacatgaccacattaagtacattgcacttatttttttgatgtaagtataTAAAAGTTAAGgccacctacactgtaaaaagttttcaccagtttcaacttaaaaacttaagtttagcagcggtcttaagattttaagttaaatcaatttaagccatttaaatttacaagttatatcaactcatttttattgtaataagttaaaatgacttgtagttttaagctgatttaacttaaaaactaagatttttaagttgaatctggtgaaaactttttacagtgaaagTGGGACCGAAAAAAATTTACtattaaaacaaaacagtaattttctattcatttatttttctcaCCTGCATATAGGCGTGGTTTGTTGGGTTGAAAGACTCATCCAGCGGACTTGGACATTCGCCTTCGCAGCGGTAAGCATTATAGCGCTTTGGATGCACGATCCATTCATCCCATCCAATCtgatcaaaatccacccacatatcgACTCGCCGACAAAGCGATCCTTGTTGTTGCTCTAGAGGTGCTACCATTCCAGTGGCGTTTCTATCATCTGTTGCGCGCATCCTTTCGACCCGGTTTCTTTTGTGGCGTCGACCTTGAGCTACACCTGGTGCCTGGTTGAGGATGACATATTTGGAGTGGGCCACTGTACTGATCAAGCTGGAAGTACGCTGCTGGCCACTGTGGGAAAAGTtgtttttgtaaaaaactacAATCATAACTCGTTCTGCAGTGGGATGCTGGATTTTTCTGTGCCAGCTATTTGCAACCAGTTCAGGTAAGTCTTCTCCGCTTCCGGTGTCCTCTCCATCCGGGACATGCTCAGGTGTCTCCGCTCCCTGACTCAGCCAGTGCTCGAGTAGATCTGTAACGTTGAAAACTCTCCAGGCTGCTGGAGTGCCTGGCACTGACTTGATGCTGCCTATAAAAAGGCGCTTTTGGC
Protein-coding regions in this window:
- the spaw gene encoding southpaw, producing the protein MGTQPIILFAVLMGSLLRAGCVKIDNHGALMGEHRKAFLGPYSDLSLQSYHRYPLYMMQLYRDFSGKMTTTPASEDNPTLHQSDFVLSLIAQDCHQIGERWTMTFDMSSLSASDSIQMSELRIRLPAFSASSRVIVDIFHLRKQDCESNSVFCRQKRLFIGSIKSVPGTPAAWRVFNVTDLLEHWLSQGAETPEHVPDGEDTGSGEDLPELVANSWHRKIQHPTAERVMIVVFYKNNFSHSGQQRTSSLISTVAHSKYVILNQAPGVAQGRRHKRNRVERMRATDDRNATGMVAPLEQQQGSLCRRVDMWVDFDQIGWDEWIVHPKRYNAYRCEGECPSPLDESFNPTNHAYMQSLLKLYHPERVTCPSCVPTRLSALSMLYYEGDGVVMRHHEDMIVEECGCQ